Genomic DNA from Vibrio vulnificus CMCP6:
GAGTTAAGGCATGAACTCAGTGCTGCAAGCCGCTTCACGCGCATTGTTACCCTTGTTGTTTAGTGTGAGTGTGGCTGCCCAGGAGTCGCCAGCTCCGTTAAACATCAAGCCAGACGCACCTCAAACTTATGTCGTCGTAAAAGGAGATACCCTTTGGGATATCTCAGCGCTCTATTTGGATAGCCCTTGGTTGTGGCCGCGTTTGTGGCAGATCAACCCTGATATTGATAACCCTCACTTAATCTACCCTGGCGATAAGCTCTCGTTAGTTTGGAAAAACGGTCAGCCGATGTTGAGTTTAAAACCGGTGGTGACATTGAGCCCGAAAGCTCGAATCACGGAGAAAAAAGCGGTACCAACAGTAGATGAAGGGTTGGTTCTGCCTTATCTGCAATCTGACCGACTACTGAGTAAAGAGAAGCTCAGCAGTGTCGCGCGCGTGATGGGAACCAGCGATGGACGAAAATACCTTGCCAAAGACGAGCGTATTTTCATCAGCGGCCAACAAACGGAAACCCATTGGGCGATTTATCGTCAAGTGCAAGAGTTTGAACGAGCAGATCCCGATGCCAACATGATCGCGCTACGTGTGGTTGCACAAGGTGAGCTTAAAGAATCGGCACAAGACTATTCCGGTATTGAAGTGACCAGTCAGCGACAAGAAGTATTGATCAACGACATTGCATTGCCGCAATCTGAAAACCTCGTCGAAGAACTGTCTACGACCTTTTATCCTGCGCCAGCCCCTCAAGATGTGGATGCCAAGATATTGGGCAGTATTGATGGCATCGATTACAGTGCACCAAGCCAAGTGGTGATTTTGGACAAAGGGAAAGTGGACAATTTACGCCAAGGGCATATTTTCGAACTCTATAAAGCCTCAAACAACGTTTATCGTAGCAGTGACAGCCAATTCAGCTACGAGAAAAGTGGTTCTTCTGATGAGATATCCTTGCCGAAAAGTCGCATTGGTGAGTTGATGATCATTCGTCCTTACGAATACTTCAGCTTGGCGTTGATCACCCGCAGTACTCAACCGATCAGTCGTGACATTTTGGTCGTGGCGCCAGTGCAAGTTGACGAATCAGTGACGGCGCAAACGCCCTGATGAGTCAGGATGAACTGCATGCTTGGTTAGCACTCAGTTTTACGCCCAATATTGGGGTTAAGAAGCTAACCAAGTTACTCAGTATTGATTCCCCGCTCAATATTCTGCGTTACTCCCAAGAGCAGCTACTGTCGCTGGGGCTGTCGTCCCAGCAAATCATCACCTTGCGAAGTAGTGCTCAGCAAGACGCTGAAGCCGCCCTTCAATGGCAGCAGCTTTCCTCCCAGCATCATATTCTTACCCTTCATGATGGCCTATATCCGCCGCTGCTTAAGGAAACGGCTTCACCGCCTTGCCAACTGTTTGTACAGGGTGATCCTCATTGCTTAACCAAGCCACAAATTGCGCTGGTGGGGAGTCGTCATGCGACCATGCAAGGGTTGCAACATGCTCGCGACTTTGCGGCTCAACTGGTACAGCATGGGTTGGTGGTGACCAG
This window encodes:
- a CDS encoding LysM peptidoglycan-binding domain-containing protein, encoding MNSVLQAASRALLPLLFSVSVAAQESPAPLNIKPDAPQTYVVVKGDTLWDISALYLDSPWLWPRLWQINPDIDNPHLIYPGDKLSLVWKNGQPMLSLKPVVTLSPKARITEKKAVPTVDEGLVLPYLQSDRLLSKEKLSSVARVMGTSDGRKYLAKDERIFISGQQTETHWAIYRQVQEFERADPDANMIALRVVAQGELKESAQDYSGIEVTSQRQEVLINDIALPQSENLVEELSTTFYPAPAPQDVDAKILGSIDGIDYSAPSQVVILDKGKVDNLRQGHIFELYKASNNVYRSSDSQFSYEKSGSSDEISLPKSRIGELMIIRPYEYFSLALITRSTQPISRDILVVAPVQVDESVTAQTP